One part of the bacterium genome encodes these proteins:
- a CDS encoding DcrB-related protein: protein MRSFRLLSMIVAVILGTCGVVAAGAQSPGMQVAADPSGRFTISFPSGWKVVTRENSLPAIIGVAPDAPGGFHANVNVVVETLPTELSAKAYADLSEPALRAMFHDFTIVDQGPARIAGRGAYYRYFTWQPNRGGVLYQVQAYFTVGAKGFVLTGTTLNDDTRIRRDFSLISQIFETFRPASSRATASSRRVSL from the coding sequence ATGCGCTCGTTCCGCTTGCTGTCGATGATCGTCGCCGTGATCCTGGGGACCTGTGGAGTTGTAGCCGCGGGCGCCCAATCGCCGGGCATGCAGGTGGCCGCGGACCCCAGCGGACGGTTTACGATCAGCTTCCCGTCGGGCTGGAAAGTGGTCACCCGAGAAAACAGCCTCCCGGCGATCATCGGGGTGGCCCCCGACGCCCCAGGGGGGTTCCACGCCAATGTGAACGTGGTCGTCGAAACTCTCCCAACGGAACTGTCGGCCAAAGCCTACGCCGACCTCAGCGAGCCCGCTCTCCGGGCGATGTTCCACGATTTCACGATTGTCGACCAGGGCCCCGCCAGGATCGCCGGTCGAGGAGCATATTACCGGTATTTCACGTGGCAGCCGAACCGCGGGGGCGTCCTCTACCAAGTCCAAGCCTACTTTACGGTCGGCGCCAAGGGCTTCGTACTCACGGGGACCACCTTGAACGACGACACCCGCATTCGTCGCGATTTCAGCCTGATTTCCCAGATCTTCGAGACGTTTAGGCCGGCGTCGAGCCGCGCCACCGCTTCGTCCCGCCGCGTTTCGCTCTAG
- a CDS encoding DUF1684 domain-containing protein, giving the protein MIGERLELLDWKRQVFELYQHIRASPDPAAAWDGWRAVRNRLFAGHPMSPIPDARRGGFAGLLYFEYDPSARVLGEIVDTTPVPCTIPTSGDDAYPFTRTAIARFDLWGSRCELELYWLGGYGGGLFLPFRDVTSGTETYGAGRYLLDTVKGADLGAAEGGRLILDFNFAYNPSCAYDARWVCPLAPPLNRLSVPVRAGERTPVGGI; this is encoded by the coding sequence ATGATCGGTGAACGACTCGAGTTGCTGGACTGGAAACGTCAGGTGTTCGAGCTGTACCAGCACATCCGCGCCTCTCCCGACCCGGCCGCGGCCTGGGACGGCTGGCGCGCCGTACGGAATCGGTTGTTCGCCGGGCACCCCATGTCGCCGATTCCAGACGCCCGGCGCGGCGGATTCGCCGGCCTCCTCTACTTCGAGTACGATCCTTCCGCTCGGGTGCTGGGGGAGATCGTCGACACGACCCCGGTTCCCTGCACCATCCCCACCAGCGGAGACGATGCGTACCCGTTCACCCGGACGGCCATCGCGAGGTTCGACCTGTGGGGATCGCGGTGCGAGCTCGAGCTGTACTGGCTGGGGGGGTATGGTGGGGGGCTCTTTCTGCCTTTTCGCGATGTCACTAGCGGCACCGAAACGTACGGTGCGGGCCGTTACCTCCTCGACACCGTCAAGGGAGCCGATCTGGGCGCGGCGGAGGGCGGGCGGCTCATCCTCGACTTCAATTTTGCGTACAATCCGTCATGTGCCTATGACGCAAGATGGGTCTGCCCGCTGGCACCGCCCCTCAACCGCTTGTCCGTGCCCGTCCGGGCAGGTGAGCGGACCCCGGTTGGGGGGATATGA
- a CDS encoding cobalamin-binding protein: MTVRIVSLLPSATEIVCALGLADALVGISHDCDFPPGVRGKPVLSEAIVGPSMPSPMIEARIRGAVHTGRSVYHLDEAALAGLAPDLIITQELCTVCAPAYTLVRHAANLLAREPKLVSLEPHGLFDVLDNIMLIGELTGTARRARAVVDRLQGRIDAVRARARATGVRPRVACLEWLDPIYVGGHWLPEMVEAAGGLDVLGHGREPSRVVGWEVVSASTPEVLMLMPCGFDLARTRREFPAMAARPGWCDLPSVRNGRVYLTDASSYFNRPGPRLVDGLEILASAIHPDAFAFKLPPRSLQRVSSRWRCGPTGPGDGRTQSPAAEREGGPRAKRGGTKRWRGSTPA, translated from the coding sequence ATGACTGTGCGGATCGTGTCGCTGCTCCCCAGCGCCACCGAGATCGTCTGTGCGCTCGGTCTCGCCGACGCTCTTGTCGGCATCTCGCACGACTGCGACTTTCCGCCGGGGGTTCGCGGGAAGCCCGTACTCAGCGAGGCGATCGTCGGTCCCTCGATGCCCAGCCCGATGATCGAGGCCCGGATCCGTGGGGCGGTCCACACCGGCAGGAGCGTGTATCATCTGGACGAGGCGGCGCTGGCCGGGCTGGCTCCCGACCTGATCATCACCCAGGAACTCTGCACGGTGTGTGCCCCCGCCTACACGCTCGTGCGGCACGCGGCAAACCTTCTGGCGAGGGAGCCCAAGCTCGTCTCGCTGGAGCCGCACGGGTTGTTCGATGTGCTGGACAACATCATGCTCATCGGTGAGCTCACCGGGACCGCGCGCCGCGCGCGGGCGGTGGTCGACCGACTGCAAGGGCGGATCGATGCGGTGCGAGCCCGGGCGCGGGCCACCGGTGTGCGCCCCCGGGTTGCCTGTCTGGAGTGGCTCGACCCGATCTATGTCGGTGGGCACTGGCTGCCCGAGATGGTGGAGGCCGCGGGTGGCCTGGACGTGCTCGGGCACGGCCGCGAGCCGTCCCGCGTGGTGGGGTGGGAGGTGGTGTCCGCCTCAACCCCGGAGGTGCTGATGCTGATGCCGTGCGGGTTCGACCTCGCCCGCACACGCCGTGAGTTCCCCGCGATGGCCGCCCGCCCCGGATGGTGCGATCTCCCCTCCGTTCGAAACGGCCGCGTCTATCTCACCGACGCGTCTTCGTATTTCAACCGTCCCGGTCCCCGACTCGTCGATGGCCTGGAGATTCTGGCCTCGGCGATTCACCCCGACGCCTTCGCCTTCAAGCTTCCCCCGCGCTCTCTCCAGCGCGTATCATCGAGGTGGCGGTGTGGTCCCACAGGTCCGGGAGATGGACGGACCCAAAGCCCGGCCGCCGAGCGCGAAGGCGGCCCTAGAGCGAAACGCGGCGGGACGAAGCGGTGGCGCGGCTCGACGCCGGCCTAA